From Candidatus Delongbacteria bacterium, a single genomic window includes:
- the cydB gene encoding cytochrome d ubiquinol oxidase subunit II — translation MEVTFLQNIWFILIGVLLIGYAILDGFDLGVGILQFFTKNDKDRRILINSIAPFWDGNEVWLLTGGGALFAAFPHAYATVFSGFYLALILLLVGLIFRAVCMEFRGQVESDSWKHFWDKAFNFSSFLITLLLGVALGNIFVGIPLGADMNYTGSFFTLLRPVPVVIGLTGVFMFIMQGAIYLTMKTEGDLHNSSIKWAKNSWRLFIIALALTTVLVAVLEADKFSLFISRWGAYPVLAIMIISLVMIIPSINKGKFFQAFLFSSLTIASMFLIVALTIYPNIVPATDPAMHMAISRVSASEYTLQSMFIVALIGVPIMLVYTTYVYRIFKGKVKLDEHSY, via the coding sequence ATGGAAGTAACATTTTTACAAAATATATGGTTTATTCTGATCGGTGTTTTACTGATCGGATATGCGATATTGGATGGATTTGACCTAGGGGTGGGAATTTTACAATTTTTCACAAAAAATGATAAAGATAGAAGAATTTTAATAAATTCAATCGCTCCATTTTGGGACGGCAACGAAGTTTGGTTATTAACTGGTGGAGGAGCACTATTTGCAGCTTTTCCTCATGCTTACGCCACGGTTTTTAGTGGATTTTATTTGGCTCTAATTTTACTTTTAGTAGGATTGATTTTCCGTGCAGTATGTATGGAATTTAGAGGTCAGGTTGAAAGTGATAGTTGGAAACATTTTTGGGATAAAGCCTTTAATTTCTCTAGTTTTCTGATTACACTTCTTCTCGGGGTTGCTTTGGGTAATATTTTTGTTGGCATACCTCTTGGAGCTGACATGAACTATACAGGATCATTTTTCACTCTATTACGTCCTGTACCTGTTGTAATTGGACTAACGGGTGTATTTATGTTTATTATGCAGGGTGCGATATATCTTACAATGAAAACGGAAGGGGATTTGCACAATAGCTCAATCAAATGGGCTAAAAATTCATGGAGACTTTTCATAATTGCTTTAGCTTTGACAACTGTTCTTGTTGCTGTTCTTGAAGCTGATAAATTTTCTCTTTTCATCAGCCGATGGGGTGCTTATCCAGTTCTTGCAATCATGATTATATCTTTAGTAATGATTATCCCTTCTATTAATAAAGGAAAATTCTTTCAAGCATTTTTATTCTCGTCACTTACAATTGCTTCTATGTTCTTAATAGTTGCTTTGACGATTTATCCTAATATAGTACCTGCTACCGATCCTGCTATGCATATGGCAATAAGTAGAGTATCAGCATCAGAATACACCCTTCAATCGATGTTTATTGTTGCTTTGATTGGTGTTCCAATTATGCTTGTTTATACTACCTATGTTTACAGAATCTTTAAAGGTAAAGTAAAACTGGATGAACATAGTTATTAG
- a CDS encoding cytochrome ubiquinol oxidase subunit I — protein sequence MEAVLLARLQFVLTISFHYIFPPLTFGVSLLIAIFLGMNLKTGKQLYDDMAKFWTKIFLIIFTVGVASGIVMEFQFGTNWEAYSRFVGDIFGAPLAIEGVFAFFLESTFLGVLIFGRNKVSKKFYFFSALMVVLGSTMSAFWIIVANSWQQTPAGYQIVDVLDSAGNIIGKRAELIDFFAAVFNPSTLPRFFHAVVGGWIAGSFLIAALSSWYLLKKRNIEFAKNSLKIALIVALFSSLTQVMIGHWHAVVVAKHQPVKLAAMEGLFETQKNAPLSLIGIPNAETKQLDYEISIPGLLSFLIDFDTDYEVKGLNDYDESLHPPLFLTFTSYHIMVGLGMLFILFPLIGLYLIWKNKIENSDLFNKLMLSMLILPTMANQLGWMAAEVGRQPWVVQGELKTADAISKVVSSGEILTSIIIFGILYLFLGILFVYLVAKKVRKGPEALIITK from the coding sequence ATGGAAGCTGTTTTGCTTGCAAGGCTACAGTTTGTATTGACTATTTCATTCCACTACATTTTCCCACCATTGACTTTTGGTGTATCGCTATTAATAGCGATTTTTCTTGGAATGAATTTAAAAACGGGAAAACAGCTATATGATGATATGGCTAAATTCTGGACAAAAATTTTCCTGATTATCTTTACCGTCGGCGTTGCCTCTGGTATAGTAATGGAATTCCAGTTTGGAACGAATTGGGAGGCTTACTCAAGATTTGTAGGTGATATTTTTGGTGCACCTTTAGCGATTGAGGGTGTTTTTGCATTCTTCTTAGAATCAACTTTCCTTGGAGTTTTGATTTTTGGAAGAAACAAAGTTTCTAAAAAGTTCTATTTTTTCTCTGCATTAATGGTTGTTCTAGGTTCAACAATGTCAGCTTTCTGGATTATTGTTGCAAATTCTTGGCAGCAGACTCCAGCAGGTTATCAAATTGTTGACGTTCTAGATTCTGCAGGTAACATTATTGGCAAAAGAGCGGAGCTAATAGATTTTTTTGCAGCAGTTTTCAATCCTTCAACACTTCCACGTTTTTTTCACGCAGTTGTTGGTGGCTGGATTGCGGGTTCATTTTTAATAGCGGCATTATCTAGTTGGTATCTTCTTAAAAAAAGAAATATAGAATTTGCAAAAAACAGTTTAAAGATAGCACTAATTGTAGCTCTATTCTCTTCCTTAACTCAAGTAATGATTGGTCATTGGCATGCTGTAGTTGTAGCTAAACATCAGCCAGTTAAATTAGCTGCAATGGAAGGTCTTTTTGAGACACAAAAAAACGCTCCTTTATCTTTAATTGGAATACCAAATGCTGAAACTAAACAATTGGATTATGAAATAAGTATACCTGGATTATTAAGTTTCCTTATCGACTTTGATACAGATTATGAAGTTAAAGGTCTAAATGATTATGATGAGTCACTTCATCCACCACTATTTCTTACTTTCACATCATATCATATAATGGTTGGATTGGGAATGCTTTTCATCCTTTTCCCTCTAATAGGTCTTTACCTAATATGGAAAAATAAAATTGAAAATTCAGATCTCTTCAACAAATTGATGCTATCAATGCTGATTTTACCTACTATGGCAAATCAGTTGGGTTGGATGGCGGCGGAAGTAGGTAGACAACCTTGGGTCGTTCAAGGTGAACTCAAAACTGCTGATGCTATATCTAAAGTAGTATCTTCCGGTGAAATTTTAACATCAATTATAATCTTTGGTATTCTATATCTTTTCCTTGGAATCTTGTTTGTTTATTTAGTAGCAAAAAAGGTTAGAAAAGGTCCAGAAGCATTGATAATTACAAAATAA
- a CDS encoding Fic family protein: MKIPEKPLNLENLLADNYNSQSFIELMLKNINSDGIDSYFHWDEIKYKNYENYTQEQIWLSMKLRRTINYKKISLFSKDDNNFVFSLPDFVLKKINLIDKDCADSFSSNSSLQDFDLQKNYLINSLYEEPISSSQLEGASTTRKVAERMLERKTTPRSRDEKMIYNNYQAMIFVKDKINEDLTIELILELHKIISNGTLKNSDYEGKLRDDDDVRVVDFEGNTIYTPPTYNKLEKLLSDYCSFVNSEDKNIFIPPIIKGIILHFYLAYLHPFEDGNGRTARALFYWFMAKNKYWLIEYISISKILKDAPIKYAKSYLFTETDDNDLTYFIVHQLDVIIEAIRQLHNYIDKKIKDIASVTKLIYNNKRLKDRLNSRQLSIIKHAIKHPNFVYTVKIHESHHNINNQTARTDLLQLSDEFKLLRKVKDGRSFIFISPEDISELLIG; the protein is encoded by the coding sequence ATGAAAATACCAGAAAAACCATTAAATCTTGAAAATCTTTTAGCAGATAATTATAATAGTCAATCATTTATAGAGCTCATGCTTAAAAATATAAATTCTGATGGAATTGATAGTTATTTTCATTGGGATGAAATCAAGTACAAAAATTATGAGAATTATACTCAAGAACAAATTTGGTTGAGCATGAAACTTAGAAGAACAATTAATTACAAGAAAATTAGTCTATTTTCCAAAGATGATAACAATTTCGTATTTTCTTTACCTGATTTTGTTCTAAAAAAGATAAACTTAATAGATAAGGATTGTGCTGATAGTTTTTCTTCCAACAGCTCATTACAAGATTTTGATCTACAAAAGAATTATTTAATAAACTCTTTGTATGAAGAACCAATAAGTTCAAGCCAATTAGAAGGTGCTTCAACTACTCGAAAAGTTGCTGAAAGAATGTTAGAAAGAAAAACCACTCCAAGATCAAGAGATGAAAAAATGATATATAACAATTATCAAGCAATGATATTTGTAAAGGATAAAATTAATGAAGATTTAACTATTGAATTAATTTTAGAATTACATAAAATCATATCAAATGGAACTTTAAAAAATAGTGATTATGAAGGAAAGTTGAGAGATGATGATGATGTAAGAGTTGTAGATTTTGAAGGAAATACTATATATACACCGCCAACTTATAATAAACTTGAAAAATTATTATCCGATTATTGCAGTTTTGTTAATAGTGAAGATAAAAATATTTTTATTCCACCAATTATCAAAGGTATAATTCTACATTTTTATTTAGCTTATCTACATCCCTTTGAAGATGGAAATGGTAGAACTGCAAGGGCTTTATTCTATTGGTTTATGGCAAAAAATAAATATTGGCTGATTGAATATATTTCGATTTCAAAAATTTTAAAAGACGCTCCTATCAAATATGCAAAATCTTATCTGTTTACTGAGACAGATGATAATGATTTAACATATTTTATCGTTCATCAACTCGATGTCATTATTGAAGCAATCAGGCAGTTGCACAATTACATTGATAAAAAAATTAAGGATATAGCTTCTGTTACAAAACTAATCTATAATAATAAAAGATTAAAAGATCGATTAAACTCTAGACAGCTTTCAATTATCAAACACGCTATAAAGCATCCTAATTTTGTTTATACAGTTAAAATACACGAGAGTCACCACAATATCAATAATCAGACAGCTCGGACAGATCTTCTCCAATTATCGGATGAATTTAAGCTCTTAAGAAAAGTCAAAGATGGAAGAAGTTTCATATTTATATCACCTGAAGACATTAGCGAATTGCTGATTGGATAG
- a CDS encoding amidohydrolase family protein — MLIIKNINIIPMNTEILLKNYNLIIEGEKIQSISPNISTEELSDSIVIDGTGKYLIPGLSDMHIHLNTEEDLTLALVNGVTTVRNVFGFPHHLEWKKEIETGLRIGPRIFTSGKIIDGENPFLPYASVVTTPEEAIQEVLNQKSEGYDFIKTFNGLTKQNYEQVTATAKENNMKIIGHIPFEISVEEALSFGQNSFEHLEGYWHEVIRDDLNDKSWKNVTGKKRYIEMYTALPDKITALYNESDKTDFDIIDYDKLYDLSEKTKKYGAWNVPTLVVTQRDCIPLNERKELIEEISQFVHPAYKAFWDSRDQDSDQFNTGLKIWHEHRKSIVYSLHKAGAGILVGTDSPNPYVLPGFSVHDELQFLVDSGLSPYEALKSATSNCAKFLNLEDKLGTIEVGKFADLVLLEENPLEDISNTRKISSVICSGRLYDLERIQNIFNEIVANFSKMEVEV, encoded by the coding sequence GTGCTAATCATAAAAAATATCAATATCATACCAATGAATACTGAGATTTTACTAAAAAATTACAATTTAATCATCGAAGGTGAGAAAATTCAATCGATCAGTCCAAATATAAGTACAGAGGAGCTAAGTGATTCTATTGTAATTGATGGTACAGGAAAGTATTTAATACCTGGTTTATCAGATATGCATATTCATTTAAATACTGAAGAGGATTTAACCTTGGCATTAGTAAACGGAGTGACAACTGTTAGAAATGTTTTTGGGTTCCCTCATCATCTTGAATGGAAAAAAGAGATAGAAACTGGATTAAGAATTGGACCAAGGATATTTACTTCTGGAAAAATTATAGATGGCGAAAATCCTTTTCTACCTTATGCATCGGTAGTAACTACACCAGAGGAAGCTATACAAGAAGTACTTAATCAGAAAAGTGAAGGATATGATTTTATCAAAACATTTAATGGCTTAACTAAACAAAATTATGAACAAGTTACAGCCACAGCAAAAGAAAATAATATGAAGATTATTGGACATATTCCTTTTGAAATTTCGGTAGAAGAAGCTCTTTCCTTTGGTCAAAATTCATTTGAACATTTGGAAGGTTATTGGCATGAAGTAATTCGTGATGATTTAAATGATAAATCATGGAAAAATGTTACTGGTAAAAAGCGTTATATTGAAATGTATACTGCTCTTCCTGATAAAATTACAGCTCTATACAATGAAAGTGATAAAACCGATTTTGATATTATTGATTACGATAAATTATACGACCTATCAGAAAAAACTAAAAAATACGGTGCTTGGAATGTTCCAACTTTAGTAGTTACTCAACGAGATTGTATTCCACTAAATGAAAGAAAAGAGCTCATTGAAGAAATTTCACAATTTGTACACCCAGCATACAAAGCATTTTGGGATTCCAGAGATCAAGATTCTGATCAGTTCAATACAGGTCTGAAAATATGGCATGAACATCGTAAATCTATTGTTTATAGTCTTCACAAAGCAGGAGCTGGTATTTTAGTTGGGACTGACTCCCCAAACCCCTATGTACTTCCAGGATTTTCTGTACATGATGAATTGCAATTTCTAGTTGATTCAGGTCTATCACCTTACGAAGCGTTAAAATCAGCTACTTCGAATTGTGCAAAATTCTTGAACCTTGAAGATAAACTAGGAACAATAGAAGTTGGTAAATTTGCAGATCTAGTTTTGCTCGAGGAAAATCCTTTAGAAGATATTTCAAATACACGAAAAATTTCTTCAGTAATTTGCTCTGGTAGATTATATGACTTAGAAAGGATTCAAAATATATTCAATGAAATCGTTGCCAATTTCTCAAAAATGGAAGTAGAAGTATAG